The Patescibacteria group bacterium genomic sequence CTACTTTGCGCACGATCTCGTGGTCGTAGTTGAGAACGGCTTTTTGCGACGGCGATTGCGTGTTGAAAATGATCTCCTTGGCCGCGAGATATGCGTCGAACGACTCGTAGCGGTCGAGGTGGTCCATGGACACGTTGGTGAGCACGGCCACCTCCGGGCCGACCTTCACGTGATCCAACCCTTCCAGGAGCCAGCTCGACAACTCGAGCGCCACCGGCACCGGCTTCTCCTCCGTGAGCATCCAATCCAATTCCTCAAGCGGGCTGTGCATGATGTTGCCGGCCACGACGGTCTTGGGATGCACGCGCTTGAGCATCTCCCCGATGAGCGCCGTCGTGGTGGATTTCCCGCGCGTGCCGGTGACGGCGCAGATAGGATGCGGATAGAAATGCCAGAACAGCGACACGTCGCTCTCCACGCGCACGCCGTTCTTCTCGGCGAGCTTCACGAACGCGGATTCCTTCGGCACGTCCGGGTTCTTCACCACGAGCTGCACGTTCTCGAAATCCTCCTCGCGATGTTCGCCCAGCACGAACACGGGCGCATAGATGTCGCGATCCGGGTACTCCTTGCGGTACTCCTCGTACCACTGGGTCACCAAGTCCACCGACGCCTTGAGGTCGGCCTCGCTCTTCAAGTCGGTCACCACGATCTGCGCGCCGTGGCGCATGAGCCATTTGGCCGCCCCGATGCCGCTCCCTTGCTTGAACCTCCCAAGGCCCATCACGGTGACGACGGCGTCCTGGAGGTCTGTAGGTTTGGTGAAATCGATAGGCATAGTCAGAATTCCCCTTTCAGGGCGGCAATACGGACCAGGATCATTGCTTTAGCCACG encodes the following:
- the murD gene encoding UDP-N-acetylmuramoyl-L-alanine--D-glutamate ligase is translated as MPIDFTKPTDLQDAVVTVMGLGRFKQGSGIGAAKWLMRHGAQIVVTDLKSEADLKASVDLVTQWYEEYRKEYPDRDIYAPVFVLGEHREEDFENVQLVVKNPDVPKESAFVKLAEKNGVRVESDVSLFWHFYPHPICAVTGTRGKSTTTALIGEMLKRVHPKTVVAGNIMHSPLEELDWMLTEEKPVPVALELSSWLLEGLDHVKVGPEVAVLTNVSMDHLDRYESFDAYLAAKEIIFNTQSPSQKAVLNYDHEIVRKVGERVKSRAFWFSAKPLPESVEGTYIAEDGTLHLRLGGTDREICHPQNWPCLQGEHNVQNALAATLAAALAGVPDEGLCMSLRTFEGLQGRQQTVREFDGVTYVNDTNATSPDAVVAALKRFANDKKRVVLIVGGKAKGFSFDEMAAAIREHCKHVVYLEGSSTAEIEQAVGTSVPSVNVSDMESAVLEAKKAASAGDIVLLSPGTASFGLFKNAYDRGGQFVEAVKNLK